A section of the Planifilum fimeticola genome encodes:
- a CDS encoding arylamine N-acetyltransferase family protein, whose product MRANVNPDVQAYLDLLDLTAPPKPTLSFLERLHERHLLRVPFENLNIHLGRPIRLDIPSLFEKIVRQKRGGFCYELNHLFHWLLQSLGYDSILISARVRTDQGGFSPEFDHLALIVTLDEPYLVDVGFGNAFRRPLPISGEVREDIGGVYRVRRLESGEYAMQRQSGENWSDAYRFTLVPRSIEEFLDMCRYHQTSPDSHFTRNRLCSLATRSGRLTLTDTALKVTENGEQRTHPVASEEEWSRLLAEHFGIRL is encoded by the coding sequence ATGCGAGCGAATGTCAACCCGGACGTACAGGCATATCTTGATCTCCTCGATCTCACCGCCCCGCCGAAACCCACCCTTTCCTTCCTCGAGCGGTTGCACGAACGCCACCTGCTCAGGGTGCCCTTCGAAAATTTGAACATTCATCTGGGACGGCCGATTCGCCTCGATATCCCCTCCCTTTTTGAGAAGATCGTGCGGCAAAAGCGGGGAGGATTCTGCTATGAGCTGAACCACCTGTTTCACTGGCTACTGCAGTCGCTTGGGTATGATTCCATCCTCATCTCGGCGAGGGTGCGAACCGATCAGGGCGGTTTCAGCCCCGAATTCGACCACCTCGCCCTGATCGTCACCCTGGATGAGCCCTACCTGGTGGATGTGGGGTTCGGAAACGCCTTCCGCCGCCCGTTGCCCATAAGCGGAGAAGTTCGGGAAGACATCGGCGGCGTGTACCGGGTGAGGCGCCTGGAAAGCGGCGAGTACGCGATGCAGCGGCAAAGCGGCGAAAACTGGTCCGACGCCTATCGGTTCACCCTTGTTCCCCGCAGCATAGAGGAATTTCTGGACATGTGCAGATACCATCAAACCTCGCCGGATTCCCACTTTACCCGGAACCGGCTCTGCTCCCTGGCCACGCGCTCCGGTCGGCTCACCTTGACCGATACCGCACTGAAGGTGACCGAAAACGGAGAGCAGAGGACGCATCCCGTCGCTTCGGAGGAAGAGTGGTCCCGCCTTCTTGCGGAACATTTCGGCATCCGGCTGTGA